Proteins encoded within one genomic window of Patescibacteria group bacterium:
- a CDS encoding HIT family protein gives MDCIFCKIISGEIPCYKVYEDKDTLAFLDIAPVNPGHTLIVPKKHYANIEEIPEGESAEVMAAIKKVGKAMKDGLGAEGYNVMENNDPVAGQIIPHLHFHIIPRKPGDGLKLWPQGKYAEGEAEEIVKRLSADRQA, from the coding sequence CCCTGCTATAAAGTTTATGAAGATAAAGATACGTTAGCATTTTTGGACATTGCGCCGGTCAATCCCGGCCATACTTTAATCGTGCCGAAAAAACACTATGCCAATATAGAAGAAATTCCGGAAGGGGAATCAGCCGAAGTGATGGCGGCCATTAAGAAAGTGGGAAAAGCCATGAAAGATGGTTTGGGAGCGGAAGGCTATAATGTAATGGAAAACAACGATCCGGTTGCCGGACAAATTATTCCGCATTTGCATTTTCATATTATCCCGAGAAAGCCGGGAGACGGTTTAAAACTTTGGCCCCAGGGGAAGTATGCGGAAGGGGAAGCGGAGGAAATCGTGAAACGCCTGTCTGCCGATAGGCAGGCATAA
- the rfbB gene encoding dTDP-glucose 4,6-dehydratase produces the protein MKLLITGGAGFIGSNFIHYWFKKYPEDKIVNLDLLTYAGNLENLKDVENNPNYEFIKGNICDVKLVNELVKDIDVIVHFAAESHVDRSIISSEDFIKTNVEGTRILLDAAKNNNNIRFHHISTDEVFGALSFNDNKFNENTPYDPRSPYSASKAASDHLVRAYWHTHKLPITISNCSNNYGPCQFPEKFIPLFITNLTENKKVPVYGEGKNVRDWIHVNDHNAGVDVIIKKGRIGETYCLGGNNELSNLELTKKILKAMGRDENMIEYVTDRPGHDLRYGVDFSKAKTELGWEPKINFEDGLKETIAWYKNNEKWWKKLKSRNL, from the coding sequence ATGAAATTATTAATAACCGGCGGGGCCGGCTTCATCGGTTCCAACTTTATCCATTATTGGTTTAAAAAATATCCGGAGGATAAAATTGTCAATCTGGATCTTTTGACATACGCGGGCAATCTAGAAAATTTAAAAGACGTGGAGAATAACCCTAATTATGAATTTATTAAGGGAAATATTTGCGATGTTAAATTGGTTAACGAATTGGTAAAAGATATAGATGTTATTGTGCATTTTGCGGCCGAGTCGCATGTTGATCGCTCTATAATATCTAGCGAAGATTTTATAAAAACTAATGTTGAAGGTACGCGTATTCTTTTAGATGCGGCTAAAAACAATAATAATATTCGTTTCCATCATATTTCTACTGATGAAGTCTTTGGCGCTTTGAGTTTTAATGACAATAAATTTAACGAAAATACGCCTTATGATCCAAGAAGTCCTTATAGCGCTTCCAAAGCCGCTTCCGACCACCTGGTCCGGGCTTATTGGCACACCCACAAGCTTCCTATTACAATTTCCAATTGTTCCAATAATTATGGCCCTTGCCAATTTCCGGAAAAATTTATTCCCTTATTTATTACTAATTTGACGGAAAATAAAAAAGTGCCGGTTTATGGCGAAGGAAAAAATGTTCGAGATTGGATTCACGTTAACGATCACAATGCCGGCGTGGACGTAATTATAAAAAAAGGCAGAATCGGCGAGACTTATTGTTTGGGCGGCAACAATGAATTAAGTAATTTAGAATTAACAAAAAAAATTTTAAAGGCCATGGGCAGAGATGAAAATATGATAGAATATGTAACTGATCGCCCCGGGCATGATTTACGATACGGAGTTGATTTTTCCAAAGCCAAAACTGAATTGGGCTGGGAGCCGAAAATTAATTTTGAGGACGGCCTAAAGGAAACGATCGCTTGGTATAAAAATAATGAAAAGTGGTGGAAAAAATTGAAATCGCGCAATTTGTAA